A part of Aspergillus flavus chromosome 5, complete sequence genomic DNA contains:
- a CDS encoding molecular chaperone (DnaJ domain protein Psi), which translates to MVAETKLYDSLGIKPEASQDEIKKAYRKCALKYHPDKNKDNPTASEKFKEVSQAYEVLSDPEKRKIYDQFGLDYLMRGGPAPPPPGSGAGGAGGSPFDGGMPGGFSFGGMPGGGGARTFRFSTGPGGGSGFQFSSADDIFRNFAKGGGGGMDHDDLFDILGGMGGGGGGAGRSFRSSRGPSAFQQSQRAPTPEPTVVEKELPLTLEELMRGTTKQVTVKSKTFDTSGKRTVQDVTLEANIKPGLRTGSKIKYRGVGDQEEGGRQDVHLIVTEKEHPNFKRQGDNLITTVEISLKEALTGWDRIVRTIDGKSIRVAKPGPTQPGYEERFPGQGMTISKKPSERGDLIVHVNVRFPASLTASQKDILKDVLP; encoded by the exons ATGGTTGCAGAAACTAAGCTGTACGATTCCTTGGGTATCAAACCCGAAGCATCCCAGGACGAAATTAAAAAAGCATACCGGAAGTGTGCATTGAAATATCATCCGGATAAGAACAAGGATAATCCGACCGCATCGGAGAAGTTCAAAG AGGTATCGCAAGCCTACGAAGTTCTGTCCGATCCCGAAAAGCGCAAGATATATGACCAATTCGGCCTCGACTATCTAATGCGGGGCGGTCCAGCCCCTCCTCCGCCTGGTAGTGGCGCTGGCGGTGCTGGTGGAAGTCCGTTTGATGGTGGAATGCCAGGCGGCTTTTCATTCGGAGGCATGcctggaggaggtggtgctCGGACCTTCCGTTTTTCGACTGGCCCCGGCGGTGGCAGTGGCTTCCAGTTCAGCTCCGCAGATGATATCTTCCGAAACTTCGCTAAGGGTGGGGGTGGTGGCATGGATCACGACGATCTATTTGATATCCTGGGTGGGATGggaggcggcggtggcggcgCCGGCCGTAGCTTCCGCTCAAGCCGTGGCCCCAGTGCCTTCCAGCAATCTCAGCGCGCACCTACCCCCGAACCGACCGTAGTTGAAAAGGAGTTGCCATTGACACTGGAAGAGTTGATGCGCGGAACGACGAAGCAGGTGACCGTGAAGAGCAAGACTTTCGACACGAGCGGAAAGCGCACTGTCCAAGATGTAACTCTTGAAGCGAACATTAAGCCGGGCTTGCGGACCGGTTCGAAGATCAAATACAGAGGTGTGGgcgatcaagaagaaggtgGAAGACAGGATGTCCATCTTATCGTGACAGAG AAAGAACATCCCAACTTCAAACGCCAGGGCGACAACCTCATTACAACTGTTGAAATCAGCCTAAAAGAGGCTCTCACCGGCTGGGACCGGATCGTGCGCACAATCGATGGAAAATCGATCCGGGTAGCCAAGCCCGGTCCGACACAACCCGGATACGAAGAAAGGTTCCCCGGCCAGGGTATGACAATatcgaagaagccaagcGAGCGAGGAGATCTGATAGTCCACGTGAATGTCCGGTTCCCGGCCAGCTTGACAGCCTCTCAGAAAGATATTCTTAAAGACGTGCTTCCGTAA
- a CDS encoding putative geranylgeranyl pyrophosphate synthase: MFRQYSNFISHKRRRSKSTSRVLSVAQSEAASDAPTVNEPIEIWTHSQPIDAATQQQNGCFTTLTARIHKYDHVAQRGSDRFLEDLTATLDSEEAKSKSSYLTSPVGNYASFLYPECMPERLELVAYLTELGNVHDDHADSKNTPAADKPEELVESPRAEARKKLLEKVTGELTDKDGLEIIDCYRSNWLVTPDVPTADNCANLDDYVARRRLNAGIDVYWTLMGFAHGTRLGKEDQAIVRDALDAAERTMFFTNDYYSWPKEKREVKKRRVANVILFLMQHQNMSEDDARAKTKELILENEKEFVKRREALYQAHPDLAPKLRKWMEVLEAALGGIHYWCTNAPRYAVPETAEEESEEESDEESSSDEDESEDDEEEEDEEEENDEEEVRANGTIDHVGGGDEPEGEPVWTPLVNGEEHPAVHLDATPLLAPTNYIGSISTNEVQLELVSALNAWLQVPNRPLTFVKQVVNDLHDSSEILANIQDQSSLQRQKTAAHLVFGPAQSINSAAYMFVRVAKTVNGLNCPGMLDGLLEELETHFIGQSWELNWRFSLQCPTEQEYLEMVDKKSGSIFRMLVRLMQSASMEGSTLDFELLTQLFGRWYQIRNEYLGLLTGNNQRGFGEDLDHGKISYAVVRCCNVDPTAKSIILGIFRQKAEGASLSAESKIQILELLHKSGALQATYDLVRQLGRDIMKTVSELEIAAEETNPGLKALVKTLGDIPAPTQE; this comes from the exons ATGTTCAGACAATACTCCAACTTCATATCCCacaagaggagaagaagcaaaagtaCTTCTCGGGTCTTGTCCGTTGCCCAGTCCGAAGCAGCCTCAGATGCACCAACAGTAAATGAGCCGATTGAGATTTGGACTCACTCGCAGCCCATAGATGCTGCTACCCAGCAACAGAATGGCTGTTTCACCACTTTGACTGCACGGATACACAAATACGATCATGTGGCCCAAAGAGGTAGCGATCGCTTCTTGGAGGACTTGACGGCCACCCTCGACAGCGAAGAGGCCAAGTCGAAGAGCAGCTATCTGACCTCCCCGGTGGGAAATTACGCTAGTTTTCTGTATCCAGAGTGCATGCCCGAAAGGTTGGAACTTGTCGCCTATTTGACTGAACTCGGAAATGTCCATGACG ACCATGCCGATAGTAAGAACACGCCCGCGGCAGACAAGCCGGAGGAGCTGGTTGAATCGCCCCGAGCCGAAGCCAGAAAGAAACTTCTGGAGAAAGTGACGGGAGAACTGACTGACAAGGATGGACTTGAGATCATCGACTGCTACCGGAGCAACTGGCTTGTCACGCCGGATGTTCCCACCGCCGATAATTGTGCCAATCTTGATGACTATGTGGCTCGTCGACGTCTTAATGCAGGAATTGA TGTTTACTGGACCCTTATGGGATTTGCCCACGGAACTCGACTTGGAAAGGAGGATCAGGCGATCGTCAGAGATGCGCTGGACGCAGCTGAGCGAACCATGTTCTTCACCAATGACTACTATAGCTGGCCGAAAGAAAAGCGCGAGGTCAAGAAACGTCGCGTTGCGAATGTGATATTGTTCCTCATGCAGCACCAGAACATGTCGGAGGATGACGCACGTGCGAAGACCAAAGAGCTCATTCTGGAAAACGAAAAGGAGTTCGTCAAAAGACGCGAGGCGTTGTACCAAGCCCACCCAGACCTCGCCCCAAAGCTGCGGAAATGGATGGAGGTACTGGAAGCTGCCCTTGGTGGAATCCACTACTGGTGCACGAATGCACCACGGTACGCGGTTCCCGAAActgccgaggaagaaagcgAGGAGGAATCGGACGAGGAGAGCTCTAgcgatgaggatgagtccgaggatgacgaagaagaagaagatgaagaagaagaaaatgatgaagaggaggtgcGTGCGAACGGCACTATTGACCATGTCGGGGGTGGTGATGAGCCCGAAGGAGAACCAGTGTGGACCCCCCTTGTCAACGGAGAAGAACACCCGGCAGTGCACCTTGATGCCACACCCTTGCTAGCCCCAACAAACTACATCGGGTCTATCTCGACTAATGAGGTGCAACTGGAGCTTGTTTCCGCACTTAATGCCTGGCTTCAAGTTCCTAACCGACCTCTAACCTTTGTCAAGCAAGTGGTCAATGACCTCCACGACAGTTCTGAGATCCTGGCCAACATTCAGGACCAATCATCTCTCCAACGCCAAAAGACCGCGGCTCACCTCGTCTTCGGTCCGGCTCAGTCCATCAACAGTGCCGCCTACATGTTCGTCCGCGTCGCCAAGACCGTGAACGGGCTCAACTGCCCTGGTATGCTTGACGGCCtactggaggagcttgaaaCGCATTTTATCGGACAGTCTTGGGAGCTGAACTGGCGTTTCTCTCTTCAATGTCCGACCGAGCAGGAGTATTTGGAGATGGTCGATAAGAAGAGCGGATCTATCTTCCGCATGTTGGTGCGTCTCATGCAGTCCGCCAGCATGGAGGGCTCGACCCTGGACTTTGAGCTTCTCACACAATTATTCGGCCGGTGGTACCAGATCCGCAACGAGTATCTGGGGCTGCTTACGGGCAACAACCAAAGAGGCTTCGGTGAGGATCTGGATCACGGCAAGATCTCGTATGCGGTTGTCAGGTGCTGCAACGTGGACCCTACCGCCAAGAGTATCATCCTGGGCATCTTCAGACAGAAGGCTGAAGGAGCCTCATTGTCTGCAGAAAGCAAGATTCAGATTTTGGAGCTCCTGCACAAGAGCGGTGCCCTGCAGGCGACTTATGACCTGGTCCGACAGCTGGGTCGGGACATTATGAAGACAGTGAGCGAGCTAGAAATAGCCGCAGAAGAGACCAACCCCGGACTCAAGGCCCTTGTGAAGACGCTGGGTGATATCCCAGCCCCCACTCAGGAGTGA
- a CDS encoding putative electron transfer flavo protein, beta subunit (unnamed protein product): MASGLRILVPVKRVIDYAIKPRINKAQTGVETAGVKHSLNPFDELSIEEAVRLRERKGPLKVENILALSAGGAKCADTLRTAMAMGADRAFHVDVPDSNDGGLEPLTVAKMLKEVVNKENINLVLLGKQAIDGDQGQTGQMLAGLLGWPQATQASKVDIKDEQGTVEVTHEVDGGVETLRAKLPLIITTDLRLNEPRYATLPNIMKAKKKPLEKKTLADFGVEDKKRLKTLKVTEPPARQGGGKVEDVDGLIGKLKELGAL; the protein is encoded by the exons ATGGCCAGTGGTTTGCGTATCTTAGTACCCGTTAAGCGGGTGATCGACTACGCG ATCAAACCCCGTATCAACAAGGCCCAGACCGGCGTCGAAACCGCCGGCGTTAAGCACTCGCTCAACCCATTCGACGAACTCTCGATCGAGGAGGCCGTCCGTCTCCGTGAGCGCAAGGGTCCCCTCAAAGTCGAGAACATTCTCGCTCTCTCCGCGGGCGGAGCCAAATGCGCTGATACCCTCCGCACGGCGATGGCCATGGGCGCCGACCGCGCGTTCCACGTCGACGTCCCCGACTCCAACGATGGGGGCCTGGAGCCTCTTACCGTCGCGAAGATGCTGAAGGAGGTTGTCAACAAGGAGAACATCAACCTGGTGCTGCTCGGGAAGCAGGCTATCGATGGTGACCAGGGTCAGACGGGTCAGATGCTCGCGGGCCTGTTGGGCTGGCCTCAGGCGACGCAGGCTAGCAAGGTGGATATCAAGGACGAGCAGGGAACAGTGGAAGTCACCCATGAGGTTGATGGCGGTGTTGAGACCCTTCGGGCCAAGTTGCCTCTCATCATTACTACCGACTTGCGACTCAACGAGCCGAGGTATGCCACTCTGCCGAACATCatgaaggccaagaagaagccattggagaagaagacgctGGCAGACTTTGGTGTGGAGGATAAGAAGCGGTTGAAGACGCTGAAGGTCACTG AACCCCCAGCCCGCCAGGGCGGCGGTAAGGTTGAGGACGTCGACGGATTGATCGGAAAGCTGAAGGAGCTGGGCGCTCTGTGA
- a CDS encoding Alpha/Beta hydrolase protein yields MPLLKSVINAAGLVGAVAGQYFPPTPEGLKVINSKHQEGVKISYKEPGICETTPGVKSYSGYVHLPPGTLNDVSLDQNYPINTFFWFFESRNDPRNAPLSIWMNGGPGSSSMIGLMQENGPCRVNNDSNTTEINPWSWNNYVNMLYIDQPNQVGFSYDVPTNGTHDLLTGNWDVSGYPDGVPEQNNTFYVGTFPSQNKSTAANTTENAARALWSFAQTWFSEFPEYKPHDDRVSIWTESYGGRYGPSFTAFFQEQNEKIANGSIDIDDAHYIHLDTLGIINGCVDLLVQSPSYPQIAYNNTYGIEAINKTVYDMAMEAWSKPGGCKDQIIECRRLAAEGDPEMYGNNETVNKVCAKANNYCSNQVEGPYSLYSGRGYYDISHFDPDPFPPPYYFGFLNQHWVQGALGVPVNFTESVDSVYNGFSATGDYPRSDVRGYLEDIAYVLDSGIKVALVYGDRDYACPWNGGEEVSLKVEYSDAAKFRSAGYAPLKTNASYVGGLVRQYGNFSFTRVFEAGHEVPAYQPETAYEIFHRALFNRDIATGKVSIAKNNTYSTHGPSSTWNVTNTVPDSPAPTCYILELGSTCTKEQTASVVNGTAVIKNYIVVDADSS; encoded by the exons ATGCCGTTGCTTAAGTCAGTGATCAATGCTGCCGGCCTGGTTGGTGCCGTCGCCGGCCAGTATTTCCCTCCAACACCCGAAGGCTTGAAGGTCATCAATTCGAAGCATCAGGAAGGTGTTAAGATCTCGTACAAAGAA CCTGGTATTTGCGAAACCACCCCAGGTGTCAAATCGTACTCGGGTTACGTGCATCTTCCCCCGGGTACTCTCAACGATGTGTCACTAGACCAAAATTATCCCATCAACACgttcttttggttctttgaaTCTCGGAATGATCCTCGAAATGCCCCTCTTTCTATTTGGATGAATGGTGGGCCAGGAAGCTCCTCGATGATCGGCCTGATGCAGGAGAATGGCCCCTGCCGCGTCAACAACGACTCAAATACTACTGAAATTAACCCCTGGTCATGGAACAACTACGTGAATATGCTCTACATTGACCAGCCCAATCAAGTCGGCTTCAGTTACGATGTCCCAACGAATGGTACCCATGACCTGCTTACGGGTAATTGGGACGTTTCTGGCTATCCGGACGGTGTCCCGGAGCAGAACAACACATTTTACGTGGGCACCTTCCCTAGCCAGAACAAATCGACCGCTGCCAATACCACCGAAAACGCCGCCCGCGCTTTGTGGTCCTTTGCGCAAACATGGTTCTCCGAATTCCCGGAGTATAAACCACACGATGACCGAGTAAGCATCTGGACGGAGTCCTACGGAGGACGGTACGGGCCATCTTTCACTGCTTTCTTCCAGGAGCAGAATGAGAAGATTGCCAACGGCTCCATTGACATCGACGATGCTCACTATATTCACCTGGACACCCTCGGAATTATCAATGGCTGCGTCGATCTCCTGGTGCAGTCGCCATCATATCCCCAGATAGCATACAACAATACCTATGGCATTGAGGCTATCAACAAAACTGTATATGATATGGCGATGGAGGCTTGGAGCAAGCCCGGAGGCTGCAAGGATCAGATCATCGAATGTCGTCGGTTGGCTGCAGAGGGAGACCCCGAAATGTACGGCAACAATGAGACCGTCAACAAGGTCTGTGCGAAAGCAAACAACTACTGCAGCAACCAAGTAGAAGGCCCATATTCACTGTACTCTGGACGAGGCTATTACGACATCTCGCATTTCGACCCCGATCCTTTCCCCCCTCCGTACTACTTTGGTTTCTTAAACCAGCACTGGGTCCAAGGAGCCCTCGGGGTTCCGGTTAATTTCACCGAATCTGTTGATAGCGTCTACAATGGCTTTTCCGCAACAGGTGACTACCCACGCTCCGATGTACGCGGGTACCTGGAGGATATCGCATACGTGCTTGACTCTGGCATCAAAGTTGCCCTAGTGTATGGCGATCGGGATTACGCATGCCCCTGGaacggaggagaagaagtgagCTTGAAGGTGGAGTACTCGGATGCCGCCAAGTTCCGCTCTGCGGGTTACGCCCCTCTGAAGACCAATGCCTCATATGTAGGTGGCTTGGTGCGACAGTACGGAAACTTCTCGTTCACTCGCGTTTTCGAAGCGGGTCATGAGGTGCCGGCATATCAGCCTGAAACGGCGTATGAGATCTTCCACCGAGCATTGTTCAACAGAGACATTGCGACGGGCAAGGTCTCAATCGCCAAGAACAACACCTACTCCACTCACGGGCCCTCTTCAACTTGGAACGTCACCAACACGGTTCCTGACAGCCCTGCACCCACTTGCTACATTCTCGAGTTGGGCAGCACTTGCACGAAAGAGCAGACTGCGAGTGTCGTGAACGGAACTGCAGTGATTAAGAACTATATCGTAGTGGATGCGGATTCGTCATGA
- a CDS encoding uncharacterized protein (family of unknown function-domain containing protein), with the protein MAPSFWEKTKGTSKKGFDKAWHTLDKLGDPVNRLSNRVGAEAFWPMTLDRESDKAARILRSFCKDGFYADEESQKQSTDGAKSGKIDRPKGKQRVLKKIPTEVIKRAKGLAIFTTMRTGLWLSGSGGSGVLLARIPETGEWSPPSGIMLHTAGIGFLAGVDIYDCVVVINTYEALEAFKKVRCTLGGEVSASAGPVGMGGVLDSEVHKRQAPIWTYMKSRGLYAGVQVDGTIIIERTDENERFYGERISVTDILAGKAKRPPTSIKTLIQTVKAAQGDKDVDESLVPAAGAPTPGDVEVVPASGSSSPPSKFGIPAADDPDPFGVKALEAEGLFIREAGTKTRPHVDSFEFRPSPNSPIYSTFRHSVDSSPRNSWRTSVQSYASIDRGTQTDEPPLTARTSISRASSRSNRDFTERAEKSPWDLEERGWDTIIPEHPTDHSHHATHDGDDDLVDDDVEIHEVSNATVTKCDGFPSSPIEDLTSTSPKRQSPTFTRARLVTIPKRAPPALPPRNPYRGYGSMSTPVSPTAGPPSPSKRSVVSSLGLAELNSFAELPLDVKNDASSVSSAEASHLQHNGNIDKDEFHSISTVGTSDSASDGGFSAKDTSVTGTSPSKTEDTYHTFDDITDNTLSKLQHRHPSDVAKPTATELEHSTTITEHDYKPAMHSSLA; encoded by the coding sequence ATGGCGCCCTCATTCTGGGAGAAGACCAAAGGGACCTCCAAAAAGGGCTTTGACAAGGCATGGCATACCCTCGACAAATTGGGCGACCCTGTGAATCGCTTGTCCAATCGGGTTGGTGCCGAAGCCTTCTGGCCGATGACCCTGGACAGAGAAAGCGACAAGGCGGCTCGCATATTACGAAGCTTTTGCAAAGATGGTTTTTACGCCGATGAAGAGAGCCAAAAACAAAGCACAGATGGTGCAAAGAGTGGCAAGATAGATCGCCCCAAGGGCAAGCAACGAGTTCTGAAGAAGATCCCAACGGAGGTTATCAAGCGCGCGAAAGGTCTTGCCATCTTTACCACGATGCGTACGGGTCTCTGGCTCAGCGGCTCGGGTGGAAGTGGCGTCCTCTTGGCCAGAATCCCTGAGACCGGTGAATGGAGTCCTCCCTCGGGTATCATGCTTCATACCGCGGGCATTGGCTTTTTGGCGGGCGTTGATATTTATGACTGCGTGGTCGTGATCAATACCTATGAGGCACTAGAAGCATTCAAGAAGGTTCGTTGTACATTGGGCGGGGAAGTTAGCGCATCCGCAGGCCCAGTGGGTATGGGGGGCGTACTCGACTCCGAGGTTCACAAGCGCCAAGCTCCCATATGGACCTACATGAAAAGTCGGGGTCTGTATGCAGGCGTCCAGGTAGATGGAACGATAATCATTGAGCGCACCGACGAGAACGAGCGTTTCTATGGTGAACGCATATCAGTGACGGATATCTTGGCCGGTAAAGCGAAACGCCCTCCGACGTCGATTAAAACCCTCATCCAGACTGTCAAGGCGGCCCAGGGCGATAAGGATGTCGACGAGAGTCTGGTACCTGCTGCGGGAGCACCGACCCCTGGGGATGTAGAAGTAGTACCGGCCTCTGGTAGTTCTTCTCCTCCTAGCAAGTTTGGAATCCCGGCTGCGGATGACCCCGATCCTTTCGGCGTCAAAGCTTTGGAGGCTGAGGGCCTCTTCATTCGCGAAGCAGGCACCAAAACTCGTCCACACGTGGATAGCTTTGAATTCCGACCCAGCCCTAACAGTCCTATCTATTCGACCTTCCGGCACAGCGTTGATAGTTCACCACGCAACAGTTGGCGGACCAGTGTACAGAGCTACGCCAGTATTGACAGAGGCACTCAAACAGACGAACCCCCTCTGACGGCCCGGACTTCTATCAGCCGCGCCTCTTCCCGAAGTAATCGAGATTTTACCGAACGGGCAGAGAAAAGTCCGTGGGATCTTGAAGAGCGCGGATGGGACACTATTATCCCAGAGCACCCAACTGATCACTCTCACCATGCCACCCATGACGGTGACGATGACCTAGTGGACGATGACGTCGAAATCCACGAGGTCAGCAACGCTACCGTCACGAAATGCGACGGTTTCCCTAGTTCTCCCATTGAAGATTTGACCTCAACGAGCCCGAAGCGTCAGTCACCTACCTTCACTCGTGCACGCCTAGTGACAATCCCCAAGAGGGCTCCTCCTGCACTGCCGCCGCGAAATCCCTATCGGGGTTATGGCTCAATGTCAACTCCCGTCTCACCAACTGCTGGGCCTCCGTCTCCTAGCAAGCGGTCTGTGGTATCGAGCTTGGGATTGGCGGAACTGAATAGCTTCGCAGAGCTGCCTTTGGATGTGAAGAATGACGCGTCTAGTGTTTCATCTGCCGAAGCTTCCCACCTACAACATAATGGCAATATCGATAAGGATGAATTTCATTCCATCTCTACTGTCGGAACGTCCGACTCGGCGTCGGACGGGGGCTTCAGCGCCAAGGATACCTCGGTCACCGGCACTAGTCCCTCAAAGACCGAAGACACTTACCACACTTTTGATGATATAACCGACAACACCCTGTCCAAGCTTCAGCATCGTCACCCATCGGACGTCGCAAAACCAACCGCAACCGAACTAGAACACTCAACAACCATCACCGAACATGACTACAAACCCGCAATGCACTCTTCGCTTGCCTAa
- a CDS encoding putative RNAse III — protein sequence MSSLLIRTDTRIQLIEQIINYTFTNPATIHEALRTPGSMAILTPHRLDGHKDLAQLGDAALRLVLAKDGYQAHATRGQIDDTHSGKASNAFLARTGFQKGLDRYIYVNPSQGGIVSDKVMATTVEAILGAVYIDSGEDIPAVRSVVAKLGLSWPA from the exons ATGTCCAGCCTTCTCATCCGAACCGACACCCGAATCCAACTCATCGAGCAAATAATCAACTACACCTTCACCAACCCCGCAACCATCCATGAAGCCCTTCGCACCCCAGGCTCCATGGCAATCCTCACCCCCCACCGGCTAGACGGACACAAAGACCTCGCCCAACTCGGCGACGCAGCCTTACGCTTAGTCCTTGCCAAAGACGGATACCAAGCCCATGCAACAAGAG GACAAATCGACGACACCCACAGCGGCAAAGCCAGCAACGCCTTTCTAGCAAGAACAGGCTTTCAAAAGGGCCTTGACCGCTACATCTACGTCAACCCCTCGCAAGGCGGGATCGTCTCCGACAAAGTCATGGCCACAACCGTTGAAGCCATCTTGGGCGCCGTCTACATCGACAGCGGTGAGGATATCCCAGCCGTGCGATCTGTCGTGGCGAAGCTCGGTCTCTCCTGGCCTGCATAG
- a CDS encoding PIG-X: protein MRRNKLQLPSTSIYRRLPRSSNQTMRRRITFVQRPETPFSLDQAVLTPDALALHGIDGAREERATFSVDELPEELSDVLKQCHQLHVRWASERRYDAVAPFSSRVSPGLHVFYTPVDGSSEENKLKSLCALLKRAFDYGLKCKSPETLEESFITPPILSTRFASTAAFQYHSLLPTLDNLVAYIENKICSSSDEQCLRYAASIRSADSVDINYDSISHSLTVLGYWSQSPENGWTDEIRRHAAGTDQVEVGLLGTEAATEPEDIKMGGLLAVVGKDDQLSMLSSGLPSEFGVAYGYGTDDSWAEPTLFSFPSRHQPLPEDATYSISFTSPTGLHPTMTISMPPSSLNSPPAPPDATCALHTYLTLPSTIFGDKYQLSTTDPLFLDSHNLVALHAVAGETDLEAPDWFVSRWGSNWLLELATPSESDQVPEEWNVTIPLHLRYLRPSESGYRSASVPWPVVFWACTAEDGTKMGVNPFDRVNLGWEGLFGTRTMFYQLHPSSDRLVEELEVPVLQLDDKGFFQSKAIELGTMIVIGLGSLWVLWKLGAIAWSSGTRPQRKSTKQKKSE, encoded by the exons ATGCGGAGAAACAAGCTCCAACTCCCCTCAACCAGTATTTACCGACGACTCCCTCGATCAAGCAATCAAACAATGCGTCGCAGAATCACCTTCGTCCAACGCCCCGAAacccccttctccttggatCAAGCGGTCCTAACACCCGATGCCCTCGCCTTGCATGGGATTGACGGTGCCCGTGAGGAACGGGCGACGTTTAGCGTTGATGAGCTTCCTGAGGAG CTTTCAGACGTCTTGAAACAGTGCCATCAGCTCCATGTCCGGTGGGCGTCGGAAAGGCGGTATGATGCTGTTGCGCCATTTTCGAGTCGAGTTTCGCCTGGTTTACATGTTTTCTACACCCCTGTTGATGGTTCATCTGAGGAGAACAAACT AAAATCATTGTGTGCGCTGTTGAAGAGGGCGTTTGATTATGGGTTGAAATGCAAAAGCCCCGAG ACATTGGAGGAGTCTTTCATTACGCCTCCCATCCTGTCCACGCGTTTCGCTTCCACCGCTGCTTTCCAATACCACAGTTTACTTCCCACGCTTGATAACTTAGTTGCGTATATTGAGAATAAGATTTGTTCGTCATCCGACGAGCAATGTCTCCGTTATGCTGCGTCTATTCGGTCCGCTGATTCAGTCGATATCAACTACGATAGTATATCGCATTCGCTGACTGTCTTGGGATATTGGTCACAATCGCCAGAGAATGGGTGGACCGATGAGATACGGAGACATGCTGCGGGAACGGACCAGGTTGAAGTGGGACTATTAGGCACTGAAGCGGCGACAGAGCCCGAGGATATTAAGATGGGAGGGTTACTGGCTGTTGTCGGGAAGGATGATCAGTTGAGTATGCTTAGTAGCGGATTGCCGAGCGAGTTTGGTGTTGCGTACGGATATGGTACTGATGATTCATGGGCAGAGCCGAcgctcttctctttcccctctcgCCATCAACCTCTCCCGGAGGACGCAACGTATTCGATCTCGTTTACTTCCCCGACGGGTTTGCATCCAACCATGACCATTTCGATGCCACCATCATCTCTTAACTCCCCACCTGCTCCACCGGACGCGACATGCGCGCTTCACACCTACTTGACGCTCCCATCGACGATATTTGGCGATAAGTATCAGCTTTCGACTACTGACCCGTTATTCTTGGACTCTCACAACTTGGTTGCGCTTCATGCAGTCGCCGGAGAGACAGACCTTGAGGCGCCAGACTGGTTTGTATCTCGCTGGGGATCAAATTGGTTACTCGAGTTAGCCACACCTTCCGAATCTGATCAAGTTCCAGAGGAGTGGAATGTCACCATTCCCCTCCATCTGCGGTACCTGCGGCCATCCGAGTCTGGTTACCGCTCCGCGTCAGTCCCATGGCCAGTGGTCTTTTGGGCTTGCACGGCTGAGGACGGCACTAAGATGGGTGTAAATCCCTTTGACAGGGTCAACCTTGGATGGGAGGGACTGTTTGGGACTCGGACCATGTTCTACCAGCTGCATCCTTCATCTGATCGGCTCGTTGAGGAATTGGAAGTTCCGGTTCTCCAGTTGGATGATAAGGGCTTTTTCCAAAGTAAGGCGATTGAGTTGGGAACCATGATAGTCATTGGCCTCGGGTCGCTGTGGGTATTATGGAAGCTGGGTGCGATAGCCTGGTCATCTGGAACACGGCCACAGAGAAAGAGTaccaagcaaaagaagtcTGAATAG